One Tachysurus vachellii isolate PV-2020 chromosome 8, HZAU_Pvac_v1, whole genome shotgun sequence genomic window carries:
- the efnb2a gene encoding ephrin-B2a, with protein MGESLWTYYFGVLVLACKVNATVLESIYWNTTNTKFVQGQGLVLYPQIGDKMDIVCPRVEGGSMDGVEYYKLYMVPREQLDSCTVTKADTPLLNCVKPDQDVKFTLKFQEFSPNLWGLEFFRGKDYYIISTSNGTMEGLENQEGGVCKTKSMKIVMKVGQNPSDPLPPKEYPTKHPPKYTDTGKDKSNEVLDKPGTSHHEGETADGGSGGKSSSVIGSEVALFAGVASACVIAVAVVVMLVVLLLKHRRRHGKHSPPHTTTLSLGSLATPKRGGGNNNGSEPSDIIIPLRTADSVFCPHYEKVSGDYGHPVYIVQEMPPQSPANIYYKV; from the exons ATGGGGGAGTCTCTGTGGACCTACTACTTTGGGGTGTTGGTGCTCGCGTGCAAGGTGAACGCCACCGTGCTGGAGTCCATCTACTGGAACACGACCAACACCaa GTTTGTTCAAGGCCAGGGTTTAGTCCTGTATCCTCAGATCGGTGATAAGATGGACattgtgtgtccccgtgtggaGGGCGGCTCCATGGACGGAGTCGAGTACTACAAACTCTACATGGTTCCTCGCGAGCAGCTGGACTCGTGCACGGTGACGAAGGCCGACACGCCGCTGCTGAACTGCGTGAAACCCGACCAGGACGTCAAATTCACTCTCAAGTTCCAGGAGTTCAGTCCTAATCTCTGGGGCTTGGAGTTCTTCAGAGGAAAAGACTACTACATCATCT caaCGTCGAATGGAACGATGGAGGGCCTGGAGAACCAGGAAGGAGGAGTATGTAAAACGAAGTCCATGAAAATCGTCATGAAGGTCGGACAAA ACCCATCAGACCCTCTTCCTCCCAAAGAGTATCCCACCAAACATCCGCCCAAATACACCGACACGGGCAAGGACAAATCCAACGAAGTGCTTGACAAACCAG GTACGTCTCATCACGAGGGTGAGACGGCCGACGGAGGCAGCGGAGGCAAATCGTCATCAGTGATCGGCTCCGAGGTGGCTCTGTTCGCCGGCGTGGCCTCCGCCTGCGTGATTGCCGTGGCCGTCGTGGTCATGCTGGTCGTGCTGCTGCTCAAACACCGGCGACGCCACGGCAAGCACTCGCCCCCTCACACCACCACGCTGTCGCTCGGCTCCCTGGCAACGCCCAAAAGAGGCGGCGGAAACAACAACGGCTCCGAGCCCAGCGACATCATCATCCCGCTGAGGACGGCCGACAGCGTCTTCTGCCCGCACTACGAGAAAGTGAGCGGCGATTACGGCCACCCCGTGTACATCGTACAGGAGATGCCTCCTCAGAGCCCCGCTAACATCTACTACAAGGTGTGA
- the arglu1a gene encoding arginine and glutamate-rich protein 1-A isoform X1 has product MGRSRSRSSSRSKHSKSGSKHSKKRGSRSRSRSKDHESRKKRSRSREAKRNRRRESRSRSRSNRERPRATSPVDRVDMFGRTLSKRTAAEEKQRKEEEEKKAEMERQRKIPVQGPGRCSENHCDSSRQQEIEERLIEEETARRVEELVARRVEEELEKRRDEIEREVLRRVEEAKRIMEAQLLQELERQRQAELSAQKAREEEEKSKREELEKILEENNRKIAEAQAKLAEDQLRIVEEQRKIHEERMKLEQERQRQQKEEQKIILGKGKSRPRLSFTLKATD; this is encoded by the exons ATGGGGCGCTCGAGGAGCCGCAGCTCGTCCCGGTCAAAGCACTCGAAAAGCGGCAGCAAGCACAGCAAGAAGCGCGGCAGCCGCTCCAGGTCCCGGTCCAAAGACCACGAGAGCCGCAAGAAACGCTCCCGGTCCCGGGAAGCCAAGCGGAACCGCCGCCGGGAGTCGCGTTCCAGGTCCCGGTCGAACAGAGAGCGGCCCAGAGCAACGTCGCCGGTCGACAGAGTCGACATGTTCGGCCGCACGCTGAGCAAACGCACCGCTGCTGAGGAGAAGCAGaggaaggaagaggaggagaaaaaggctgagatggagagacagaggaagat ACCCGTGCAGGGCCCCGGACGCTGCTCTGAGAACCACTGTGATAGCAG CCGTCAGCAGGAGATCGAGGAACGTCTGATCGAGGAAGAGACTGCACGGAGAGTGGAGGAGCTGGTGGCACGGCGTGTGGAAGAAGAGCTGGAGAAGCGGCGCGACGAGATCGAGCGCGAGGTGCTACGGCGTGTCGAGGAGGCCAAACGCATCATGGAGGCACAGCTTCTACAAGAGCTCGAGAGACAGAGGCAGGCCGAGTTGAGCGCACAGAAAGCCCGTGAG GAGGAAGAAAAATCCAAACGGGAGGAGCTGGAAAAAATTTTGGAAGAGAACAACAGAAAGATCGCTGAAGCACAGGCTAAGCTG gCTGAGGATCAGCTGCGCATAGTTGAGGAACAGCGAAAGATCCATGAGGAGCGAATGAAGCTGGagcaggagagacagagacagcagaAGGAAGAGCAGAAGATCATCCTGGGGAAGGGCAAGTCCCGACCTCGCCTCTCCTTCACGCTCAAAGCCACAGACTGA
- the arglu1a gene encoding arginine and glutamate-rich protein 1-A isoform X2, with product MGRSRSRSSSRSKHSKSGSKHSKKRGSRSRSRSKDHESRKKRSRSREAKRNRRRESRSRSRSNRERPRATSPVDRVDMFGRTLSKRTAAEEKQRKEEEEKKAEMERQRKIRQQEIEERLIEEETARRVEELVARRVEEELEKRRDEIEREVLRRVEEAKRIMEAQLLQELERQRQAELSAQKAREEEEKSKREELEKILEENNRKIAEAQAKLAEDQLRIVEEQRKIHEERMKLEQERQRQQKEEQKIILGKGKSRPRLSFTLKATD from the exons ATGGGGCGCTCGAGGAGCCGCAGCTCGTCCCGGTCAAAGCACTCGAAAAGCGGCAGCAAGCACAGCAAGAAGCGCGGCAGCCGCTCCAGGTCCCGGTCCAAAGACCACGAGAGCCGCAAGAAACGCTCCCGGTCCCGGGAAGCCAAGCGGAACCGCCGCCGGGAGTCGCGTTCCAGGTCCCGGTCGAACAGAGAGCGGCCCAGAGCAACGTCGCCGGTCGACAGAGTCGACATGTTCGGCCGCACGCTGAGCAAACGCACCGCTGCTGAGGAGAAGCAGaggaaggaagaggaggagaaaaaggctgagatggagagacagaggaagat CCGTCAGCAGGAGATCGAGGAACGTCTGATCGAGGAAGAGACTGCACGGAGAGTGGAGGAGCTGGTGGCACGGCGTGTGGAAGAAGAGCTGGAGAAGCGGCGCGACGAGATCGAGCGCGAGGTGCTACGGCGTGTCGAGGAGGCCAAACGCATCATGGAGGCACAGCTTCTACAAGAGCTCGAGAGACAGAGGCAGGCCGAGTTGAGCGCACAGAAAGCCCGTGAG GAGGAAGAAAAATCCAAACGGGAGGAGCTGGAAAAAATTTTGGAAGAGAACAACAGAAAGATCGCTGAAGCACAGGCTAAGCTG gCTGAGGATCAGCTGCGCATAGTTGAGGAACAGCGAAAGATCCATGAGGAGCGAATGAAGCTGGagcaggagagacagagacagcagaAGGAAGAGCAGAAGATCATCCTGGGGAAGGGCAAGTCCCGACCTCGCCTCTCCTTCACGCTCAAAGCCACAGACTGA